Proteins encoded by one window of Chondromyces crocatus:
- a CDS encoding DUF2169 family type VI secretion system accessory protein, whose translation MSFRRVDNTTPMAVHAEVLEGRRGGLVLTAIAKLTWEVSPTGEAKLAEPPVGVRLEDVFHGAPYASSVRFPSDRVPEKPGTDVLLVGTARPPVGGQVTAIEVGVRVETKQGALQKRARVHGPRVYCATATGIEPGPAGRLEATPLIYEHSYGGVDRSGPGRPLIEGRNPLGRGVARDRRGLVGTEAPAIEELEPSLGSRTPAPAGFGPIPAHWDPRALFGGTHDHAWKRERAPLPPVDRDPRFYACAPPGLWSAVPLLGDEPVEIVGATPGGLWRFRLPRFSPVFSCVVRGATSACPTHLDTFLIDADEGRVELTFRASIPVPRKVQAIERVIVEGHWPSPRGFVAKDGGLGGAGSRALGAAGMGAAGMGAVGRGEAG comes from the coding sequence ATGAGCTTCCGGCGTGTGGACAACACCACCCCCATGGCCGTGCATGCCGAGGTGCTGGAAGGCCGGCGTGGTGGCCTGGTGCTCACGGCGATCGCGAAGCTGACCTGGGAGGTGAGTCCGACGGGTGAGGCGAAGCTCGCGGAGCCCCCGGTGGGGGTGCGCCTGGAAGACGTCTTTCATGGTGCGCCGTATGCGTCGAGCGTGCGGTTTCCGAGCGATCGGGTGCCCGAGAAGCCGGGTACGGATGTGCTGCTCGTCGGGACGGCACGGCCTCCCGTGGGTGGCCAGGTGACGGCGATCGAGGTGGGGGTGCGCGTGGAGACGAAGCAGGGCGCGTTGCAGAAGCGGGCGCGCGTCCATGGGCCGCGGGTGTACTGCGCCACGGCGACCGGGATCGAGCCAGGCCCTGCCGGTCGGCTCGAAGCGACGCCGCTCATCTACGAGCACAGCTACGGCGGGGTGGATCGGTCCGGGCCGGGTCGGCCGCTGATCGAGGGGCGGAATCCGCTCGGCAGGGGGGTGGCGCGGGACCGTCGGGGGCTCGTCGGGACCGAAGCGCCGGCCATCGAGGAGCTGGAGCCGTCGCTCGGGTCACGCACGCCGGCGCCCGCAGGCTTCGGGCCGATCCCGGCCCACTGGGACCCGCGTGCGTTGTTCGGCGGCACGCATGATCATGCCTGGAAGCGGGAGCGCGCGCCGCTCCCTCCGGTGGACCGTGATCCTCGCTTCTACGCTTGCGCGCCGCCAGGGCTCTGGAGCGCGGTGCCGCTGCTGGGAGACGAGCCCGTCGAGATCGTCGGCGCGACCCCTGGGGGCCTGTGGCGCTTCCGGCTGCCCCGCTTCAGCCCGGTGTTCTCGTGCGTCGTGCGGGGCGCCACGAGCGCGTGTCCGACGCACCTCGACACCTTCCTCATCGATGCGGACGAGGGGCGGGTCGAGCTGACCTTCCGGGCGAGCATCCCGGTGCCGCGGAAGGTGCAGGCCATCGAGCGGGTGATCGTCGAGGGTCACTGGCCGTCGCCCCGGGGCTTCGTCGCGAAGGATGGCGGGCTGGGCGGTGCGGGGAGTCGAGCGCTGGGGGCTGCGGGGATGGGGGCTGCGGGGATGGGCGCCGTGGGGAGAGGAGAGGCAGGATGA
- a CDS encoding type VI secretion system Vgr family protein, with the protein MSVGDQEHAALHVDGEPFEVVSLSGTEAISELFRYEVVCAVASIGHEPQALIGAEAKVRLRDGFGAERVVSGIVTEAEERAFDHGSARLTLVVRPAAWALTLQRGCRVFQELSAQGIVERVLGGAPRFGRSAEVRARWELSAVYAAHGYCAQYREDDWSFVRRLLEEEGMYAWFDHADGESVLVFGDDSSRAPELAGGARIAFALDAGMRRSEESILELGMGVRVAASKFTVGSFNPEKPRLQVQGSAGGGEREIYEAGGGGPASPDGCGRLARFMAEAAAAGARGVRGTSTSVRLVPGMIVEVTEHPLARLDGRYLVASSSCTVTQRRRGAAGASSDERPFLCRFQLIPSAAPFRLPRVTPRGKQAGLQLGVVVGPQGAEIHPDASGQVRVQHHWDREGQRDADAGKWMRVAQRGTADSMQLPRIGWNVATFNEEGEIDAPSVLSRLHDAEHPPAYPLPANKTRVVFKTATTPGGGSFNEIYFEDQAGAEEMFVNASKDMRFLVQNDRAERVSRDASRAIGHDHEFYVEADYEDVVKRDQRVTIGHDETIEVDGSAEKLVTGDETSTIAGRRSLDVGGKHTDKVGETRRLTVGAAQIDTTLGLIASTAKRTSILVGGAMIRATASAITESHGWVSVQTIGGAKIELVKKSRVVDVKKNHIETVGGAVMLTTGGAYRDHAKTSSSWTTLGVAALRAPVIVLEATERLQLAVGSSVITITPDEITIAASTFDLSKSSAVVMNTAQASYN; encoded by the coding sequence ATGAGCGTCGGGGATCAGGAGCACGCAGCGCTGCACGTCGACGGGGAGCCCTTCGAGGTCGTCTCGCTGTCGGGCACGGAGGCCATCTCCGAGCTGTTTCGTTACGAGGTGGTGTGCGCGGTGGCCTCGATCGGTCACGAGCCGCAGGCCCTGATCGGCGCGGAGGCCAAGGTGCGGCTGCGCGATGGGTTCGGGGCGGAGCGGGTCGTCTCGGGGATCGTCACGGAGGCCGAGGAGCGCGCGTTCGACCACGGGTCGGCACGGCTCACGCTCGTGGTGCGCCCCGCCGCCTGGGCGCTGACGCTGCAGCGAGGGTGCCGGGTGTTTCAGGAACTCTCGGCGCAAGGGATCGTCGAGCGCGTGCTCGGTGGGGCGCCGCGCTTCGGGCGGAGCGCCGAGGTCCGGGCCCGCTGGGAGCTGTCGGCGGTGTACGCGGCGCACGGGTACTGCGCCCAGTACCGCGAGGACGACTGGTCGTTCGTCCGGCGGCTGCTCGAAGAGGAGGGCATGTACGCGTGGTTCGACCACGCGGACGGTGAGAGCGTGCTGGTGTTCGGGGACGACTCGTCGCGGGCGCCGGAGCTCGCTGGCGGGGCCCGGATCGCGTTCGCGCTCGACGCGGGCATGCGCCGCTCGGAGGAGAGCATCCTGGAGCTGGGCATGGGCGTGCGGGTGGCGGCGTCGAAGTTCACGGTGGGGTCGTTCAACCCCGAGAAGCCGAGGCTCCAGGTGCAGGGGTCGGCCGGTGGAGGTGAGCGCGAGATCTACGAGGCGGGGGGCGGTGGGCCGGCATCGCCGGACGGGTGCGGGCGGCTCGCGCGGTTCATGGCGGAGGCGGCGGCGGCCGGCGCCAGGGGCGTGCGGGGGACGTCCACCAGCGTGCGGCTCGTGCCGGGGATGATCGTGGAGGTCACGGAGCATCCCCTGGCGCGCCTCGACGGGCGATACCTCGTGGCGTCGTCGTCGTGCACGGTCACCCAGCGACGTCGTGGTGCCGCTGGTGCATCGTCCGACGAGCGGCCGTTCCTGTGCCGCTTCCAGCTCATCCCGAGCGCAGCGCCGTTCCGCCTGCCGCGCGTGACGCCTCGGGGCAAGCAGGCGGGGTTGCAGCTCGGCGTGGTGGTCGGTCCCCAGGGGGCCGAGATCCACCCGGATGCGTCCGGACAGGTGCGGGTGCAGCACCACTGGGACCGGGAGGGCCAGCGCGACGCGGACGCCGGGAAATGGATGCGCGTGGCCCAGCGGGGCACGGCCGACTCGATGCAGCTCCCGCGCATCGGCTGGAACGTGGCCACGTTCAACGAGGAGGGGGAGATCGATGCGCCCTCGGTGCTCAGCCGTCTGCACGATGCCGAGCATCCGCCCGCGTACCCGCTGCCAGCGAACAAGACGCGCGTCGTCTTCAAGACCGCCACGACGCCCGGAGGGGGTTCGTTCAACGAGATCTACTTCGAGGACCAGGCGGGGGCAGAGGAGATGTTCGTCAACGCCTCCAAGGACATGCGCTTCCTCGTGCAGAACGATCGCGCCGAGCGGGTGTCGCGGGACGCATCGCGCGCGATCGGCCACGATCACGAGTTCTACGTCGAGGCGGATTACGAGGATGTGGTGAAGCGGGACCAGCGCGTGACCATCGGTCACGACGAGACCATCGAGGTCGACGGCTCCGCCGAGAAGCTCGTCACGGGAGACGAGACCAGCACGATCGCGGGGCGGAGGTCGCTCGATGTGGGCGGGAAGCACACCGACAAGGTGGGCGAGACCCGACGCCTCACGGTGGGCGCGGCGCAGATCGACACCACGCTCGGCCTCATCGCTTCCACGGCGAAACGGACCTCCATCCTCGTGGGTGGGGCGATGATCCGCGCCACCGCGTCGGCGATCACCGAGTCGCATGGCTGGGTCAGCGTGCAGACCATCGGGGGCGCCAAGATCGAGCTGGTGAAGAAGAGCCGTGTCGTCGATGTGAAGAAGAACCACATCGAGACGGTGGGTGGCGCCGTGATGCTCACGACGGGTGGGGCGTACCGGGATCACGCGAAGACGTCGTCGTCGTGGACGACGCTCGGCGTGGCCGCGCTCCGCGCGCCGGTGATCGTGCTGGAGGCGACGGAGCGCTTGCAGCTCGCGGTGGGCAGCAGCGTGATCACCATCACCCCCGACGAGATCACCATCGCCGCCAGCACGTTCGATCTCTCGAAGTCCAGCGCGGTCGTGATGAACACGGCCCAGGCGTCCTACAACTGA
- a CDS encoding type VI secretion system Vgr family protein, translating into MSNDRPLLYALHLNGETFAVREVDGHEAISTPFQLTLRFALEGGLPAMPEELLGLGAVVRMARDGETTRSITGVVTEISASASIRGVSEIQVVVEPQLALLRERVDYRVFREKSVPEIVEEVLTGVSIRQGSEGASGLALRLSGEYAKRPYCVQYGESDLDFVHRLLEDEGIFYYFLERDGLVLGDNPGAYAPIEGEHVLPFRGGKGLDAQGEAVTAIARRASMSVGKVSLRDINLEHPSLNLDVEAPGPTPGGPELYDYPGEYATPAEGARKARLMAESFACASAGFAGESLSSRLVPGHTVDVEGTPGGVGDGRHTIMRVVHAFRRTERGFSCTFESLDAATTFRPPRLTPAPRLLNPVTGIVTGPPGEDIHTDALGRVKVHFHWDRQQPYDDDCSHWIPVLQDNTGHSVGIPRVGWEVLVQFLEGDPDRPVVLGRMYNATDSFPVPLPEGKTRSALKSLSSPGRNGTNQIELDDMAGQEKITLLAERDQTIQVANDKAARILRDEQIVVVRDERVEVDHDQRATIDGDFSHTVEGDQARTVAGSRSRSVEGSETSTVVQNRRLTIGGMHQRKVGTDDVVQAKNLIERVGAVNLEAFVKTHTTTSGQAELLTVGGALIEVAKKQKSESVKKLRTETVGGIVYTKAKDKISAKAGKKRTITVGGAMSVTAKGPVVVEGGEKVRMKFATGAVKAEGVLLKVGDSFVMLHDGVVTLRAAKNLAVDVPGINTLGSPGIAIIPGAAVMVKTADSSASADAARASGGGTTGNGSVGVAGGLAAGPGVQGAGPPGAPSPVEALQRAARTGYDFDPRACNFSVQETLRAYAESRGIRQGTDGQAIPLSGQANQMVTTLQQRSSAYGQADGAQAQALREQGMAWEAVTREEATTYANQGDLVVAGLRNPTGSGHVAVVVPGDGRRAGDGETYPFVSGGGSRYGASDGSRTSGEVWNRTDRSNVEYYRFVPPPAPPPPPARGTGAPTI; encoded by the coding sequence ATGAGCAATGATCGACCCCTGCTCTACGCGCTCCACCTGAACGGCGAGACCTTCGCCGTCCGGGAGGTGGACGGTCACGAGGCGATCTCCACGCCCTTCCAGCTCACGCTCCGGTTCGCGCTGGAGGGCGGCCTGCCGGCCATGCCGGAGGAGCTGCTCGGGCTCGGTGCCGTCGTGCGCATGGCGCGGGACGGGGAGACCACGCGCAGCATCACGGGGGTGGTGACGGAGATCTCCGCGAGCGCGTCGATCCGGGGCGTGTCCGAGATCCAGGTGGTCGTCGAGCCGCAGCTCGCGCTGCTGCGCGAGCGGGTGGATTACCGGGTCTTTCGCGAGAAGAGCGTGCCCGAGATCGTGGAGGAGGTCCTGACCGGCGTGAGCATCCGCCAGGGCAGCGAAGGGGCGTCCGGTCTCGCGCTGCGCCTGTCGGGGGAGTATGCGAAGCGGCCGTACTGTGTGCAGTACGGGGAGTCGGACCTCGACTTCGTGCACCGGCTGCTCGAAGACGAGGGGATTTTCTACTACTTCCTGGAGCGCGACGGCCTGGTCCTCGGGGACAACCCGGGGGCGTACGCGCCGATCGAGGGGGAGCACGTGCTCCCGTTCCGAGGAGGGAAGGGCCTCGATGCCCAAGGCGAGGCGGTGACGGCCATCGCGCGGCGGGCGTCCATGTCGGTCGGCAAGGTCTCGCTCCGGGACATCAACCTCGAGCATCCGAGCCTCAATCTGGACGTCGAGGCCCCAGGTCCGACACCAGGAGGTCCCGAGCTCTATGACTACCCGGGGGAGTACGCGACCCCGGCCGAGGGCGCGCGCAAGGCCCGGCTCATGGCCGAGTCGTTTGCGTGCGCGTCGGCGGGCTTCGCCGGAGAGAGCCTCTCCAGCCGCCTCGTGCCAGGCCACACGGTCGACGTCGAGGGTACCCCGGGCGGGGTCGGCGACGGGCGGCACACGATCATGCGCGTGGTGCACGCCTTCCGGCGCACCGAGCGGGGCTTCTCCTGCACCTTCGAGTCCCTGGACGCGGCGACGACCTTCCGCCCTCCGCGGCTCACCCCTGCCCCCCGGCTCCTCAACCCCGTCACCGGCATCGTGACCGGTCCCCCGGGCGAGGACATCCACACCGATGCGCTCGGGCGGGTGAAGGTCCACTTCCACTGGGATCGGCAGCAGCCGTACGACGATGACTGCTCGCACTGGATCCCGGTGCTGCAGGACAACACGGGGCACTCGGTCGGCATCCCTCGCGTCGGCTGGGAGGTGCTGGTGCAGTTCCTCGAAGGCGACCCCGACCGCCCCGTGGTCCTGGGCCGCATGTACAACGCGACCGACAGCTTCCCGGTGCCGCTGCCCGAGGGCAAGACCCGCTCCGCCCTCAAATCGCTCTCGTCACCAGGCCGGAACGGCACGAACCAGATCGAGCTCGACGACATGGCGGGGCAGGAGAAGATCACGCTCCTCGCCGAGCGGGATCAGACCATCCAGGTCGCCAACGACAAGGCCGCGAGGATCCTCCGCGACGAGCAGATCGTGGTGGTGCGCGACGAGCGGGTGGAGGTGGACCACGACCAGCGCGCGACGATCGATGGCGATTTCTCGCACACGGTCGAGGGAGACCAGGCGCGCACGGTGGCCGGCTCGCGCTCACGCAGCGTCGAGGGGTCCGAGACCTCGACGGTGGTCCAGAACCGGCGCCTGACCATCGGGGGGATGCACCAGCGCAAGGTGGGCACGGACGACGTGGTCCAGGCGAAGAACCTGATCGAGCGGGTGGGGGCCGTGAACCTGGAGGCCTTCGTGAAGACCCACACGACCACCTCCGGGCAGGCGGAGCTGCTCACCGTCGGCGGCGCGCTCATCGAGGTGGCGAAGAAGCAGAAGAGCGAGTCGGTGAAGAAGCTCCGCACGGAGACGGTGGGTGGCATCGTCTACACGAAGGCGAAGGACAAGATCTCGGCGAAGGCGGGGAAGAAGCGGACCATCACGGTGGGTGGCGCGATGAGCGTCACGGCGAAGGGGCCGGTCGTGGTCGAGGGGGGCGAGAAGGTCCGGATGAAGTTCGCCACCGGCGCGGTGAAGGCCGAGGGGGTGCTGCTCAAGGTGGGGGACTCGTTCGTGATGCTGCACGACGGCGTGGTCACCTTGCGCGCTGCGAAGAATCTCGCGGTCGATGTCCCCGGGATCAACACGCTCGGGTCGCCGGGCATCGCGATCATTCCCGGGGCGGCGGTGATGGTGAAGACCGCGGACAGCAGCGCGTCGGCAGACGCCGCCCGCGCGTCGGGAGGGGGAACCACTGGCAATGGCTCGGTGGGGGTGGCCGGAGGCCTCGCTGCAGGGCCGGGGGTTCAAGGCGCCGGGCCCCCGGGAGCGCCATCGCCCGTGGAGGCGCTCCAGAGGGCCGCGAGAACGGGGTACGATTTCGATCCTCGCGCCTGCAACTTCTCGGTGCAGGAGACGCTGAGGGCTTACGCCGAGAGCCGCGGCATCCGGCAGGGGACCGACGGTCAGGCGATTCCGCTCTCGGGGCAGGCCAACCAGATGGTGACCACGCTCCAGCAGCGGTCGAGTGCTTACGGGCAAGCCGATGGCGCCCAGGCGCAGGCGCTGCGCGAGCAGGGCATGGCGTGGGAGGCGGTGACACGGGAGGAGGCCACCACGTATGCCAACCAGGGTGATCTGGTCGTGGCAGGGCTGAGGAACCCCACGGGCAGCGGGCACGTCGCCGTCGTCGTGCCAGGCGATGGCAGAAGGGCGGGCGATGGGGAGACCTATCCGTTCGTGTCGGGCGGCGGGAGCCGCTACGGCGCGAGCGATGGTTCACGCACCTCGGGAGAGGTGTGGAACCGGACCGATCGAAGCAACGTCGAGTATTACCGTTTCGTCCCACCGCCAGCGCCTCCACCGCCGCCGGCTCGGGGTACGGGGGCACCGACGATCTGA
- a CDS encoding type VI secretion system Vgr family protein — protein sequence MSEEQVGIELALDVDGRVRPVGCRVSEALSESTHAVVEIATDEDLPFDEVLGGEASLRISLGDGAERRWTLRVGAVEFSRFEEGTLRYEVHLYDHLWLLRHTRTTRKYRGLSAEQIVSEVLSRHQVAHVWQLSSPTRVREYCVQYEESDFDFVSRLLEFEGIYYAFDEEGVMVLADRSSAADKVAGRSSHFELLDAHGALSRGELGIFAFRRGARLAPGRVTVSDFDWKNPQRSLLTSDSAASHPSLEVYEYPAGFRAQAEGERLARLRLEAHQVRAHIVEGAGNVPTFTPGSRFAFGDAGGAAFEGEYFLVGVEHTARDGSFPRAQGDEEAQYGNTFRALPAATPFRPHPGTPRPTIEGCHTAVVRGPAGAEIHTDRFGRFRAQFHWDREASGTDQDSRWIRLLQESATSMVLARVGWEMRVAYIDGDPDRPVGIARAMNGVMPPAYAQPANKSTMTIKTPSSPATGGFSEIKLDDTAGAMLFSVRAERDYEAEIKHDKVETIGRDETREVGRHLTHTVGRDQSVVIGHDAKEAIGGDRRLEVKGDRTKQVEGSEKVDVGGSVTVSTAKDETEAVGSVRMTFSGGFQMPDLAARGKSVAKGLVPDPKAIGKKAVAAAKSGAQKGAKDGFEAAGGLPSVATAPGGVAGSVLGGAASGALGGVQESLTKSIQGMVPSASGIASKLTGGLSEGVTFGKLADQFLVGSISRTASEKMSRTVGGAFISAGVGNMTTTAGKAYVETVGGVKLTTSLSEGISESIEGQLVVTVGGAVVRSSVGDMTVSSRANRVMVGAALDLTSSKQVHVVSKEIEIVGDALLDVDVSGAGIQLTPAGIQMRGAVQIKSDESVTVTGKTHTLST from the coding sequence ATGAGCGAGGAGCAGGTCGGTATCGAGCTGGCCCTGGACGTCGACGGGAGGGTTCGCCCCGTCGGGTGTCGTGTCTCGGAGGCTCTGTCGGAGTCCACCCACGCCGTCGTCGAGATCGCGACGGACGAAGACCTTCCCTTCGACGAGGTGCTCGGGGGGGAGGCCTCGCTGCGCATCAGCCTCGGGGACGGCGCCGAGCGGCGGTGGACGCTGCGGGTGGGCGCCGTCGAGTTCTCACGGTTCGAGGAGGGGACGCTTCGCTACGAGGTGCATCTGTACGACCACCTCTGGCTGCTCCGTCACACGCGCACGACGCGAAAATACCGTGGCCTCTCCGCCGAGCAGATCGTCTCGGAGGTGCTGTCCAGGCATCAGGTCGCTCACGTCTGGCAGCTGAGCAGTCCGACCCGCGTGCGGGAGTACTGTGTGCAGTACGAGGAGTCGGACTTCGACTTCGTCTCGCGGCTGCTGGAGTTCGAGGGCATCTACTACGCCTTCGATGAAGAGGGCGTGATGGTGCTCGCCGATCGTTCGAGCGCCGCGGACAAGGTCGCTGGGCGGTCTTCCCACTTCGAGCTTCTCGATGCGCACGGGGCGCTCAGCCGGGGGGAACTGGGAATCTTCGCGTTCCGCCGTGGCGCGCGGCTCGCTCCAGGGCGGGTGACGGTGAGCGACTTCGACTGGAAGAACCCGCAGCGCTCGCTGCTGACCTCGGACTCGGCAGCTTCGCATCCGTCGCTCGAGGTCTACGAGTACCCCGCTGGTTTCCGGGCGCAGGCCGAAGGAGAGCGGCTCGCGCGGCTGCGGCTGGAGGCTCACCAGGTGCGCGCTCACATCGTGGAGGGCGCAGGCAATGTGCCGACCTTCACGCCGGGGAGTCGGTTCGCGTTCGGGGATGCGGGTGGGGCGGCGTTCGAGGGGGAGTATTTCCTGGTCGGCGTGGAGCACACGGCGCGGGATGGCTCGTTCCCTCGGGCGCAGGGGGACGAGGAGGCCCAGTACGGGAACACGTTCCGGGCCCTCCCCGCGGCGACGCCGTTCCGGCCTCATCCCGGGACGCCGCGTCCGACCATCGAGGGGTGTCACACGGCCGTCGTCCGGGGGCCGGCGGGGGCCGAGATCCACACCGATCGCTTCGGGCGCTTCCGTGCGCAGTTCCACTGGGATCGCGAGGCGTCGGGGACCGACCAGGATTCGCGCTGGATACGGCTCCTCCAGGAGAGCGCGACCTCGATGGTGCTGGCGCGTGTCGGCTGGGAGATGCGGGTCGCGTACATCGACGGCGATCCGGATCGGCCGGTGGGGATCGCGCGCGCCATGAACGGGGTGATGCCGCCCGCCTACGCGCAGCCGGCGAACAAGAGCACGATGACCATCAAGACGCCGTCGTCGCCGGCGACAGGGGGCTTCAGCGAGATCAAGCTCGACGACACGGCGGGCGCGATGCTGTTCTCCGTCCGGGCGGAGCGGGACTACGAGGCCGAGATCAAGCACGACAAGGTCGAGACGATCGGTCGGGACGAGACGCGCGAGGTGGGCCGGCACCTGACGCACACGGTGGGGCGGGATCAGAGCGTGGTCATCGGGCACGACGCGAAGGAGGCGATCGGAGGAGACCGGCGGCTCGAGGTCAAAGGAGACCGGACGAAGCAGGTGGAGGGCTCGGAGAAGGTCGACGTCGGCGGGAGCGTCACCGTGTCGACGGCGAAGGACGAGACGGAGGCGGTGGGGTCGGTGCGCATGACGTTCTCGGGGGGGTTCCAGATGCCGGATCTCGCCGCGCGGGGGAAGTCGGTCGCGAAGGGCCTCGTCCCGGATCCGAAGGCGATCGGCAAGAAGGCCGTGGCGGCGGCGAAGAGCGGCGCACAGAAGGGGGCCAAGGATGGCTTCGAGGCCGCGGGCGGTCTGCCGTCGGTCGCGACGGCGCCGGGAGGCGTGGCCGGCTCGGTGCTCGGGGGAGCGGCGAGCGGGGCGCTCGGCGGAGTCCAGGAGAGCCTCACCAAGAGCATCCAGGGCATGGTGCCGTCGGCGAGCGGCATCGCCAGCAAGCTGACCGGTGGGCTGTCGGAAGGGGTGACGTTCGGGAAGCTGGCGGATCAGTTCCTCGTGGGTTCGATCAGCCGTACGGCCTCGGAGAAGATGAGCCGCACCGTGGGGGGCGCGTTCATCTCGGCGGGCGTGGGGAACATGACGACGACGGCCGGGAAGGCGTACGTGGAGACGGTGGGCGGGGTGAAGCTGACCACCTCGTTGAGCGAGGGAATCTCCGAGTCCATCGAGGGGCAGCTCGTGGTCACGGTGGGCGGTGCGGTGGTGCGGTCGTCGGTCGGCGACATGACCGTGTCGTCCCGCGCGAATCGGGTGATGGTGGGCGCCGCGCTCGATCTCACGTCGAGCAAGCAGGTCCACGTCGTCTCCAAAGAAATCGAGATCGTGGGGGACGCACTGCTCGATGTCGATGTTTCCGGCGCAGGCATCCAGCTCACGCCGGCGGGCATCCAGATGCGCGGGGCGGTCCAGATCAAGTCGGACGAGAGCGTCACCGTGACCGGCAAGACCCACACCCTGTCGACGTGA
- a CDS encoding DUF2169 family type VI secretion system accessory protein, whose amino-acid sequence MVSVTMQCPFVASTLVWGPRPGEWLLTVGVKATFSLVAGQESVLSDVQVGMQDDTYWDDDPQASLRVPTDFVPYKPRAEVFLSGHAFAPGGVPVDELTAVLGVGALSKGLRLTGELAWGQGAPFRGAPFSRVALRHERATRVGEGGTPGSAPGFGPIAPRRRALQLQLSEEGLRWAYQLKGTPALAPGGFDPRFFNAAPLDQQVERLDPGVPLSLRNLHPRLPLLETRLPAVRPRAFRLDRAGTQPTEITLRCDTLCIDTDRALAMLTWRGVTGIMTSHALEVARVVVAAQPAGEALSYADLVQHARARRGRGAPSMSPQDVEARRVEHDVLTTSAPALTPSSAPLPFNPGAPSSGSLTPLRSSASSAQGAAWAERDPRQSSPPSAEGAARPGVAARRPEAGATQAPPLRSARGTLPFQIVRPLQGGPVVATPAERGAGPAEHGAEPAERGAEAEDEEDDEVVTLLGQSIIAPAPAAMMPPGWALAPVAPSWPSAAPSPALGTSSAADASSSVDTSSMAGAYASYTAPEPTGRDVGARITDASPTAPGPTGRDVEARATPGSAGADEAFVDIQAAIWAGRPIAEALSRHALDELSFRVSSDRLLRELSAEAQEGKSDRLLRLGAELRRRLASLDVAKEPR is encoded by the coding sequence GTGGTTTCGGTCACGATGCAGTGTCCCTTCGTCGCGTCGACCCTGGTCTGGGGTCCGCGGCCGGGAGAGTGGCTCCTCACCGTGGGTGTCAAGGCGACGTTCTCGCTCGTGGCAGGCCAGGAGAGCGTGCTGTCCGACGTGCAGGTGGGGATGCAGGACGACACGTACTGGGACGACGATCCGCAGGCGAGTCTGCGGGTGCCCACGGACTTCGTGCCGTACAAGCCGCGCGCGGAGGTTTTTCTCTCGGGGCATGCGTTCGCGCCCGGGGGCGTGCCCGTGGACGAACTCACGGCGGTGCTCGGCGTCGGGGCGCTCAGCAAGGGGCTCCGGCTCACGGGGGAGCTTGCATGGGGGCAAGGCGCGCCTTTTCGGGGGGCGCCGTTCTCGCGGGTCGCGCTCCGGCACGAGCGCGCGACGAGGGTCGGAGAGGGGGGGACGCCAGGCAGCGCTCCGGGCTTCGGTCCCATCGCGCCACGCAGGCGCGCGCTCCAGCTCCAGCTCTCGGAGGAGGGGCTCCGGTGGGCGTACCAGCTGAAGGGCACCCCGGCGCTGGCGCCAGGTGGCTTCGACCCGAGGTTCTTCAACGCAGCGCCGCTGGATCAGCAGGTCGAGCGGCTCGACCCGGGGGTCCCGCTCTCCCTGCGGAACCTCCACCCTCGGTTGCCCCTCCTGGAGACGCGGCTGCCCGCGGTGCGCCCCAGGGCCTTCCGGCTCGACAGGGCGGGGACGCAGCCGACCGAGATCACGCTGCGCTGCGACACGCTCTGCATCGACACCGATCGGGCGCTGGCCATGCTCACGTGGCGCGGCGTGACGGGGATCATGACCTCCCACGCGCTCGAGGTCGCGCGCGTCGTCGTCGCCGCTCAGCCTGCAGGAGAAGCGCTGAGCTATGCGGACCTCGTCCAGCACGCGCGCGCTCGACGAGGCCGTGGGGCGCCGTCGATGTCGCCACAGGACGTCGAGGCGCGGCGGGTCGAGCACGACGTGCTCACGACCAGCGCGCCCGCGCTCACCCCCTCCTCGGCGCCGCTGCCCTTCAATCCAGGGGCGCCTTCGTCGGGCTCGCTGACGCCGCTGCGGTCTTCGGCTTCGTCTGCCCAGGGGGCGGCGTGGGCCGAGCGCGATCCCCGCCAGTCCTCGCCCCCGTCGGCCGAGGGGGCCGCGCGGCCCGGGGTCGCCGCACGCCGTCCCGAGGCGGGGGCCACGCAGGCGCCGCCGCTGCGATCGGCTCGGGGCACGCTCCCGTTCCAGATCGTGCGGCCCCTCCAGGGGGGGCCGGTGGTGGCGACGCCCGCCGAGCGTGGAGCAGGGCCAGCCGAGCACGGGGCAGAGCCCGCCGAGCGCGGTGCAGAAGCCGAGGACGAGGAGGATGACGAGGTCGTCACCTTGCTCGGTCAGTCCATCATCGCGCCGGCCCCTGCGGCGATGATGCCTCCCGGGTGGGCGCTGGCTCCGGTCGCCCCGAGCTGGCCGTCGGCTGCGCCGTCGCCCGCTCTGGGCACCTCGTCCGCGGCAGATGCCTCGTCCTCGGTAGACACCTCGTCCATGGCAGGCGCCTACGCCTCGTACACGGCCCCGGAGCCGACGGGACGTGACGTCGGGGCACGAATCACAGACGCCTCACCCACGGCCCCAGGGCCGACAGGACGCGACGTCGAGGCGCGAGCCACGCCAGGCTCGGCGGGCGCGGACGAGGCGTTCGTGGACATCCAGGCGGCCATCTGGGCGGGGCGACCGATCGCGGAGGCGCTCTCGCGGCACGCGCTGGACGAGCTGTCGTTCCGCGTGAGCTCGGACCGTCTGCTCCGGGAGCTTTCCGCTGAGGCGCAGGAGGGGAAGAGTGATCGGTTGCTCCGGCTGGGGGCGGAGCTGCGCAGGCGGCTCGCGTCGCTCGATGTGGCCAAGGAGCCTCGATGA